Genomic DNA from Hyperolius riggenbachi isolate aHypRig1 chromosome 10, aHypRig1.pri, whole genome shotgun sequence:
tggttaaagcggacccgaactcttgcacagcacacaataaaacGTTTTTCTACTGATAAGCAACTGTTTCACGTCTActttgggaggtaagtccacccctgCCTCCCTTCTAAAactgattttaaatattttactctgtcactggcacctctgttcaaccATTAATCATAtattctagtccacccttggtggaggggcgtcgccctattttttttctgtctacAGGGAGCAACttttaacccgagtggggtcgggtctaatttccccacctgcctatacagtggttgcctagctGAGACCCACCTTTGTGAGACCCACCTTTTCTTTACAATTATATATATTATTTGGTGTCCTACATTATGTGggatttcaaattttttttttccatttttgtatTTTCATGTATTCCAAAGTACATCTCCGAGTTTGATGTCTCCATCTGTATCCTAAAATCAAAGGAGGTGATCCGCACACAGGCTTTGTAGGGAGCAGTGCAAAATGTATTATCCCATTACACACAGTCAATCGTCTGATCGTCCACCGATGATCATTTCAGGGCCAATcgtgtcccctttgtcaaggctaggACAGACACATCTGTCATGTGTCTCTGTCCTAgctttgacaaaggggacccgaaACTGTTGCCGGTGGGCAGTCAGACGATTGTATGTGTGTAATGGGACAATAAAGTGTGCAATGGGACAATACATTTTGCACTGCTCCCTACAAAGCCGGTCTGTGAATCTCTACATTGATCTTTGGATCACAAACTGCCTGGGGATCCTGCACAAGCAAAATCCGCTGGACAAAGATGTGCCATTCTTTCTTATCAAATTCTGAATGTTCTCATTTCCATCTGTTTCCTGttcattttgtatggtgctagtacGACCAAGCTAGTACGATCACTGGTACGACCAAGATGTGTGACTTTACATTTTCtagattgaatttcatctgccatggatGTGCCCATATAGCGATCCTATCCAGATCCCTCTGCATTATGTCACTGTCTTCCTGGGTGTTGATAAGTCAAGCAAGTTGGTCATACCAAcaatctagcaccatacaaaataaatgcatgtgGGTGTCTTGTGTTGGCTCAGACAGAAAGCCGGGGATGTTTTTTGTTACACATAACAGGTGGCTGGAGAACAGGTCTGGATGTGTCTTTATGTTTGGGATGGGGTTGATTTATACCTGACGAGTGGAATGGTTGGAGATGGCTTCCATGGCATGATTCTTTCTGGTTCAGTCAGCATAGGTTGATTTGGAGGACTTGAAAACTTCCCTGTCTTCTGCCACACCCTTCTGACATCATCTACAACCactctccagtgaccaggaagtagcCCAGTGCAGATcaacaacttaaaggacaactgtagtgagaggtatagggagaccgccatatttatttccttttagttgcctggcagccctgctgttctatttggctgcagtagtgtctgaaaaataccaaaaacaagcatgcagctaatcttgtcagagttgACAAAAATGTCATAAACACTTGAtctggtgcatgcttgttcagtgtctatagataaaagtattagaggcagaggatcagcagggcagccaggcaactgatattgcttaaagggaacctaaactgagaaggatatggatttttccttttaaaataataccagttgcctgactctcctgctgatcctgtgtctcttatacatttagccacagccccttaacaagcatgcagatcaggtgctctgactgtcagactggattagctgcatgcttgtttcaggtgtgtgattcagccactactgcagccaaagagatcagctggactgacaggcaactggtattgtttaaaatgaaaacatCCATttgcctctcagttaaggttccctttaaaaggaaatacatatggcagccttcatatccctttcactacagttgtcctttaaatatatgTATTGGAAAGGGAGAGAGATTGGTCAagccttgtaaggggttttcaCCTTTCTCTACATCTGTGCAAATGCAGGATTTTTTTCTATTCTTGTTTTGttcttctggttgaacttgatgaacAGATGTCTTTTGTAAACCCAACTGTGTTACTatgccacttttttttatttcatgtttcATGCTGGATCTCTGTGACACTTCTGCCTACTAGAGCAGCATACAGGATTCCCAACTACAAAACAGGAGCTGTAAACATTGTTTTATATTTGTTCCCCCAACAGACAGAAATGATGTGAGGAACCCCTCGGAGGTCCATCCTATTCCACCTCCAGATGGTGCTACAGAAGATGATGGCGTCACACAGTGTTCtccaatcactgggaatacacatCATAGAGATCACAGTGCAGATGGATCACCCTCTGATCCTGAAGAACCTTCTGACCAATCACATTCTATAAAATCTCCATCTAATGCTGAGGACTCTGCCAATAACAGAAGTGCTGATAGATGTGTAGCTGGTAAACGATTATCATGTTCTGAATGCGGTGAACGGTTTAGTAGGAAATCCGCTCTTACTCTACATCTTAAAACACACATAGAGTGGcatccttattcatgttcagagtgtgggaaaggtttcactGAGAATAAAGACCTTCTTCAAcaccagagaactcacacaggtgagcatCCTTTTACATGCTTACACTGTGACAAACATTTTGTTACTAAAGGAAGCCTTATTAGACACCAGAAAATTCATGGAAGCGTGCAAcattattcatgttctgagtgtgggaaaagctttCAGTTTAAAAAAGATCTCTGCTCTCACCTGAGGAGTCATACAGGCAAGCGTCGCTTTGCATGCTTAGTCTGTGGAAAAGCTTACACTCGTAAAGAACATCTGCTTAGTCACCAGATTTGCCACACAGGAGTGTATcggttttcatgttcagagtgtgggaaaggtttcagtTATAAGGAACATCTTCGTAGGCACCAGAAACTTCACACTGGTGAGCGGCCTTTTGTATGTTCGGAGTGTGGGAAAGGCTTCACTCAGAAGAGTCACCTTATTAGGCATCAGGCATGTCACACAGGCATTcaacctttttcatgttcagagtgtgggaagaaaTTTTTATCAAAGGGTGACCTTGTTAGACACTTCAGAAGGCACACAggagagaagccttattcatgtttagagtgtgggaaaagttttagtGATAATGGAACTCTTCTTAAGCACAAGAGAAGGCACATTGGCGAGCCTCCCttttcatgctcagagtgtgggaaaggtttcttTGAGAGAGAAAGCCTTAACAGACATctgaaaactcacacaggtgaaagGCCTTTTGcatgttcagattgtgggaaAAGTTTTACTGAGAGAGGAAATCTTTATAAGCACATGAAAAGACACACTGGCgagcggcctttttcatgttcagattgCGGGAACATTTTTCTTGAGAGCAAGACTCTTATTGAGCACATGAAAACACACAGAGGTGAGccacctttttcatgttcagattgcgggaaaactttttttcaaagtAAAGGTCTTGAAAGACACCttaaaactcacacaggtgagaagccttatacatgttcagagtgtgggaaatgtttcacagaAAGTGGAAATCTTAATAAGCACATGAGAAGACACACGGGggagcgtccttattcatgttcagaatgtgggaaagatTTTTTTGAGAAAGAAGGCCTTCAGAGACACCTGAACACCCACACAGGCGAGAGGCCgtatttatgttcagagtgtgggaaatgtttcattctCAGTCGAGACCTTCTTCGGCACCAGAAAATCCACACAGATACTCCTTGTTTTTCATGCTTACAGTGTGATAAACAGTTTATTAGTAAAGACAGACTTAAGAAACACGAGAAAATTCATGCAGCTGAGCCTCGTttgtcatgttcagagtgtgggaaaggcttcCATTATAAAGCAGATCTTAGTTCTCACCAGAAATATCACAGTGGtgagcgtcctttttcatgttcagaatgtgggaagagATTTTTAGCAAAGAGCGACCTTCTTAGACATGCTAGACGTCACACAGGTGAgaggccttattcatgttcagactgtgggaaatgttttactgatAGTGGAACGCTTGTTAAGCATATGAGAAGACACACAGGCATGCATCGATTTTCTTGTTCAGATTGCGggaaaggtttttttgaaaaagaaAGTCTTCAGAGGCACCTAAAAACTCACTCAGGTGAgaggcctttttcatgttcagagtgtgggaaatgtttcattcaGAATAAAGACCTAGTTCGCCACCAAAAAATTCACACAGATGAGCCTTCTTTTTCATGCTTGCAGTGTGAGAAACGGTTTGTTAGTAAAGATAGACTAAATAAACACCAGAAAATTCATGACAGTGAACCTcggttttcatgttcagagtgcggaAAAGGCTTCCATTTTAAAAAAGATCTTTGCTCTCACCAAAAAGATCACAGTGACCAGAATGATCACACAAGCAAGCagtctttttcatgttcagagtgtgggaaacattTTACTCATCGTGGAAACCTTCATAAGCACATGAGAAGACACACAGGCgagcgtcctttttcatgtttagagtgtgggaaagacTTTGTTCAGAAGACTCACCTTGTTAGGCATCAGGCATCTCACACAGGCACacatcctttttcatgttcagagtgtgggaaaggatttTCAGAGAAGAGTTACCTTCTAGACCACATGAGGAGTCACACCGGTGCATCCTCTTTTTCATGTTTAGAATGTGGGAAAAGTTTCATTCAGAAAAGAGCCCTTCTAAGACACcagaaaactcacacaggtgagaagccatatacatgttcagagtgtgggaaatgtttccttGAAAGTGGAAACCTTCAAAGGCACATGAAAagacacacaggagagcgtcccttttcatgttcagaatgtgggaaaagctTCTTTGAGAGAGGAGCCCTTGTGAAACACCAGCAAGCTCATACTGACATAAACTTATCTATAGTGAAATTAGAAACAGCTGATGTTGCCGGCTGCTGATGGGGTAAGGGGAACAATGATTCAGGATGGTGACACGTCTGAGTCTGTTGTCATTTGGGCTCTGGGGACTTTCTAGAAAGAAAGATGAACTTATTGTGTAATCAGAGCTGCCTTTCctgcacaggaagtgatgtcagtgagcTCAGAAATTATATCTGTATTCTGGAGTGATAATTCACAGGCTGACCTCTTCGGTCTCTAGAAAACCAGATGATGGAGAGAAGAGATTGCTCCGCCCAGAAGCTATAGGCAGAGTCTGGTGGGAGGAGGGATTTGCAGGTTTCTTTTATCTCTTGGGGACTCCAGTGGTGACATCACTGTGCCATCATTCCTGGCTCTGCTCCTGCTGACATTTAGCTGTTGCTGAAAACTCTCTGGTGTCCCCGCTCACCTTGTCATGTGACTATCCTTGGTTTGCTTTTCTCAGTTCCTGGTGTTCCCGCCCCCCACAGTATCCAGCCAATCAGGCACAGAATCaggactcttatctctagtaatgtgAAAGGCCGAGTTGACTTCTGCTTACATAACTCGCAGTCACACAACCAGAAGGCCCTCCATGAAATCAAATGTTTATTTTTGAAACTTCACTTTACTGATCAATGCTTTTTTTCCCTTTATACTGCTAAATTCTATAAATTTAAATAATATGAATATATAAAATAACTAAAGATGTTGTCTTTATAGGGAcacttaactgaaaaaaaaatgtccagttacttacctggagcttcttccagccccctgaagtcttcctgctCCCGCACTGTGATTCCACGCTGCGccgttcctgcgctgtgcccctcgATAAGCTGGGTAACTTGGTGAGTCACCTGCCTCATTTTTTGCACACCTGTAgctgggagcatcctgtgcatgtgcagtagtaaTTTTTGCTTATTGAAGATGCACAGAaagctcctggccacaggagcatGTTGGAGGAGGCGTGGGGCACGAGGCTGTGCATCCAGCATtcggagggggacactgggggaaccAAACAGTGCAGGGTGACGGTGAGGAATCAGGAAGACTTtagtgggctggaaaaagcccaaggtatgtgaatggaatttttttttcagttaaagttTTCTTTAAGACACTGAGAAATCCCAAATCTCTTTGTGTATATTGTTATTAGTAAGATTATAGATACACATGTGAAAGTATATTGTAAGTTCCTCCTCAgcctctattctgttctgccagcAAAGAAAGGAagactgggtctcaacctggattagTGCAGTTATAGCAGAAAATTTTATTCCATAGCAGCAAAAAGCATACAACGTCTCggcacttgacaaaggcctagtgccgaaacgttgtgtgctttTTGCTGCTATGGAATAAAATTTTCTGCTATAACTGCACTAATCCAGGTTGAGGCCCAGTCTTCCTTTCTTTGCTGTCTGATATATCTGCACCTTAATGGATCCAGGTGctgactggtcgactccctggtacTGAAATTATACAGCACAGTTGAGCTCTGGGTCTTTCTTTCTTCttgtctattctgttctgccccaGGTGGCACAGCATGTCCTGAAAtctgattttgaaataaaggctttttttctCTGCAATgtggttgtttgtttgttttttgtgtgtattGATTAGTTGGAATAATATAACAAAAACTTTTTAATAGTAAAATGGGGAAGAAAAGAAGGGAATCTGGTAACTATATTATGTAGAAGGGTGTGGccttgaaagtgggcgtggttataaGAGGTGGCTGTTACTTTGTACAGCGGCACAGAATATGTTGAcgttttatgaatcaataataataatgttagggatgatcaatgagaaatAAATATTTCAGATTTCCAGTCCATGGAcattgtccattttcaagctgcatatattagcATGAAGACAGAGGCGCTTTACATGTTTTTCTACACTGCAGTTACTCCTTGTTGTatcttgcctgaggaagtggactgtagacccgcgaaacgcgttgcagaatcATTGGAGTATGaataaatgttatattttataATACACAACTGTTGCGTCTTCTCtggggaggtaagttcaccaaTACCCCCCATTTTAGGCTGTTTTTAATGATATTTTATCCTGTTAGGCACCTCTGTATTTCCAAAAATACCTATATATCCACCCAGTGGATGGGTGTGTGATCACCCTTTTTCCTGTCTATGGAGAgtaacttcttaacctgagtggggacaggttcatTCTCCCTACTTGTGCTTAGAGTGGTTGCCTGTGGTGGGAACCCACACTTGTGAAGTCTATCACTGTTTTCCTGACATTTCACCCATTGTACCATCAATAATACACGACTGGAGCTCTCGATTTCTTTCTTTTTGCCTCTACATATTTGCATAACGGTTTACATAATACTGcttgaactcggaaatatttgcatctcattgatcatcccgaaTGGCTATATAGAATTCTCATTGTAAAAATCATGTTTAATTCCCAGTCCATCTCTTCTATTAGGATGTCCCCATTCCATGTGGTTCTCTTTTAGTGCCCCACAGtaaagtgtccccccccccccccttgtctgcaGATATAGTGGCCTCCCATTTATCGCACCCCCAGAGTGTCTGTCTTATAGTTTCTTCAAATCCAGTGGCCCCTATGCTGTGACAACCAGACAATAGCCCTTGCGCCGTGTTCCCTTCTTGTTTTCCCTAGActacactccccacacacacacccctaaacCCTAGTAGCCTACTGGTCAAGGTTTAGTCTTGCAGTTCCCCTAATGGTCTAGTGGTCCCTCTCCCATGCAGAGGCTTTCAGTCAGAAGAGTGCTGGTTAAGCATTGtctcacctcttcccttgccagtGATGATTGCAGTGCTCTCGTTTCACCCAGACTCCTCTGCAAAGTGTTATCAGTCTCTGTTTGATGATGTCATCAGCCTAGGACCAAGTGCACATGATGGAGGAGACAGTCTGCTGTACAGGATGCAGCAGAGTTAGAAGTATCACTGGAGGcattattattaaactttatttataaattcCTGTGCATAAATTGGAGTAGGCAGGTAACGACTGCCTCAGCCAATAATTCGGCATCTGTACAGTGGCCCCCGACCACTGCCCAGCAAGTGATCCGTCAGGCAATCAACTTGTTCTGGCAACAGCTGATACATTTCTTCTTGACTGTCACCCCGcccactgtgtgacatcacagACAAACTTTATCGTCAGccctctgcatagcaacagaatgcatcatcAGCtgtagagctgactttgcatctaAACAGCCTCGCCCTAGCGATGTGGCCCACCCAATACCCATGGGGAGACATCTGTCacgtgtgtgtatgggccttacccagcactgtacaatagataggagagacaataaaacatagaACAATATAACACGGGGGAGGGGGTGTCATTACAATGCTAAACAAtagtacaaaaaataatgaataataaaTAATGGTACAAAGATTAATATAGAAgatgagtcactgagtccatTGGGTGGTGGCTGGGAAGAGCACATGAGGAAAAGagccctgccaaataggcttatGATTTAATGGTACTACTTACAACAGTACTATTGACCTTAGCATCATTTCCATCTGTAAGTCTCTGTGTGAAGAGGTGCTAGCATGCACTCTGTGGTAATacgactttctttttttttaacaataatttttattgaaagttttcaAAGTAAAATACAGTATTGAATAAAGCAGGAAACCACATCTACGGGATATCTCACATACCATTATCCAAAAATATTATGAATATATTTATACAGTAACCATAATAAAAAGCTatagcctaaaggtgggtacacacatcagataaaagtctttgcaaAGTGAAAGataacagaccaattttaccccccttccatgtagtatgagagaaatACCTACaccgtctattctatggagctgaactccccagcagatcaaaatctttgcaagatgatgcacacaaagatgctgtagacattcaacagatcagtatctgcaaaagatcagtttctgcaaaagatcagttcctgcaaaagatcagttcctgcaaaagatcagtttctgccaaatgcattcatagtctatgatatctgcaggtcTCATACACACATTGTTTAATGGACAATCATCTTGGAGTTCatctggggagttcagctccatagaatagactatgtgtaggtatggctctcatactacatgaagggtggtaaagcTGGTCTGTaaactttcattttccaaagacttttatctgatgtgtgtacccacctttagtagAAGAGTCTTTGCTTAAGTGAAAGTCTAGGTTTGTTATTTCCTCAGTGAAAATAGGTGATCCCTGTGCAGGGTGCTGAAGCCTGTATCCAGACAAAACTGACCCCTTGGGGATGCCCGGGCATAACTAGAACTGCCTGCGGAATTTAGTAATTGGAGCAGTGGCTAATAGCCTTCCAATTACTATGCGTTCTCGTTGGGTAAATCAGAGCACCTATTATAGTGTTGAAATATCAACATAATTTCTTATGGTATGAGTATGAATATTACTTGGGATAAGTGGCTATCTTATGCATGTTATCCCTTTCATAACAACTATTTTGTCCTATTTGACTAGGGATATGAAGAAAGTGGTGTATGAACAACACTGTTTCGATTGTTAGGCGTAAGGAAGGATCAACAGTATCTATGCTAGGACTAAAACTGAAACTAAAATTAAAGTAACAAACGACTTCTACCTGTCTTGAGTGATAAAAGGCGGTGAATATAAACGTTACAGAGCATGGAAAAAGACATTCAGGCGTATCTTCCCTCTGAGATCTAGAATTGTAAAAACTTAGCTATATATATGTACAGGCTGCTAGAATTAGGGATGAATATATTCCTCCATTACCATATTTCTCCTATATACAATTCATATGTCAGTAAAGCATGTCTTCAGTATTCTTCCAGTTGCAAATAATAATATATAGTGTAGCCATGATTAAGTGGCCGATATATTTCCTATATAGGTAAACTAGCTTATCCAGATCCAGGCAAAGAAGAGCTTATGCAGGATATAATTTAAAATCCCGAATAAAATGTTGTCTTATGTACACCTTGGGGGTGTTCCATAGTCATATGGCTTTCTACTGACTGAGGGGCATAACAGTCACGGCAATTAAGCCACTATGAAATTTGGGCGCTGGCATGTTGCTAATGTCATTTTTAGCTTCTATACTGAGAACACTGGTGCATGCGGTTAAATTTGGGCACCGCCCACTGGCTATGGGTGGCGGGCCCATTCAAATATTGGCATTGAGgggaattttgggtacctgataaATAGCGGATGCTTACCCCACACTGGGTAagactgggaaggggggggggggtcttaagggttaGGCTTGGGGGCAATCTTAAgaattaggggcctgattcacaaagcggtgataatccagttttcacgcctaaaagacgtgataacctttgcaccgctgagttagcaccactttgtgctggtgatcgcgcgcaaagtcccacaagcaaagttttgcgtgcgtaaTCGGGTTCAATGGGCGCACCGCGCGCGTCGCGCTGTGCACTGCAAAACTTTGCTTTGGTTGAGGGggtcttaagggttaggtgtggggTTTTAAGTGTTAGGTGTGGGGGGGTAATCTTAAGTGTTAGGttgggggggggtcttaagggttaGGAGTGGAGGGTAATATTAAGGGTTAGGTGTGTGGGGTCTTAAAAAAATACTGCTATCTGAAAATACACACCACTCAATCTAATGGTACTACTTACTACAGTACTATTTACCTCAGCATCATTTCCATTTGTAGTTTGGGGCATGGCAATTAAGCCGCGATGAAATTTGGATGCAGGTATGCTGCTAATGTAATTTTTACCTTCTATACTGAGAACGCTGGCTCATACGGATAAATTTGGGCACAGCACACCGGCTATGGCCGGCACGTCCATTAAAATATCGGCATTGAGGGGATTTTTGGGCGCCCGCAGTCCCTGATAAATGCTATctggggggcacacacagctacctaatactgctatcttggggcacacacagctacctaatactgctatctgagaGCACACACAgcttcctaatactgctatctgggggggcacgcacagctacctaatactgctatctgggggcacacacaggatacctaatactgctatctgggggcacacacaggatacctaatactgctatctgggggcacacacaggatacctaatactgctatctgggggcacacacaggctacctaatactgctatctgggggcacacacaggctacctaatactgctatctgggggcacacacaggctacctaatactgctatctggggggggggcacacacagctacctaatactgctatctgggggcacacacagctacctaatactgctatctgggggcacacacagctacttAATACTGCTATCAGGGGCACAcacaggctacctaatactgctatctgggaggcacacacagctacctaatactgctatctggggcacacacagctacctaatactgccatttgggggcacacacaggctacctaatactgctatctgggaggcacacacagctacctaatactgctatctggggcacacacagctacctaacactgctatttgggggcacacacagctacctaatactgttatcttggggcacacacagctacctaatactgttatCTGGAGAATGTACACAACTAACTTGTACTGCAATCTGGAAGTCCCACACAGCTAATATTGCTATCTGGTGGGCCCACACAGCTTCCTAATACTGAATATATtagtatgacagcgctcctcttctataTCCTTATGACCTGCAAAATTAAACACaactccacatagtgcattactgctggaTTTTCAAAATTAACTCAAACACCCTAAGTGCTGAGAAAGTGCTTTCACTCGTGCTCCACTTCTAGTGCAAACTTCCACCGATCCCCTAAAAAatgcaggctcaccagatgtataCCACCTCAAAGCCAGGTGGATCTAACACAAGGGTAAAGCCACAACGATCTGATGTATTCAAATTTCAACAGCTTTTTAAACCGGATTTCTCAataaaaatatacaatacaaaacatggcataaaaccttttaaaattcataaaagcccTGCGCTAAATGCGCACTCACGTCATCCAAAGTAGCTCTAAGCCTATCGGGCTCCCTGGTCCAGTGATGTACCCTCTCGTGCGGTCGCGGCGTCCCGTCTCCGCAATGGTGCATCCGTGTCTCTCTCTAAAGTTCCCGGGCGATGGAGTTCCCTGctccctgtgacgtcagacgctcctagctccgccttacgcgtttcgtccctttggactcatcagaggctgacgtcacaggagcgGCCAACGTCTTTTATATCATTATCTTCCGGGTTCGCAGTGCGCATGCCTAATGTGGCCACTACGACACGAATTACGCGTCACGTGGTTGGCTGTCCTTCGGTCAAGCGTATTAGGTCTATAACCCAAGCGGCAAGAAAAATCGCATTCAGGGTATAACCCAAAACATTCCTTTACATAAGATGGTTAATCCTTGATCTGCTGCCATCTACTGGAGGGTTTGTTAACCTGCCGCAGGCAGGCCCACAGCTTTCTATCTGCCTACAGCTCTAtgttacatttagaatacaaaaattgcaataaagtaaaaaataataaataaaaatataataaaagcgTGTCATTGTTAATTTAAATTGACCATTCTATCCCTTTCTGTAAATGTTATCATCTCATCTTTCCCTTACTACTACTATAAGAAATGAACCCAGCATTAATTGTTAACTCCATCGCCCGGGAACTTTAGAGAGAGACACGGATGCACCATTGCGGAGACGGGACGCCGCGACCGCACGGAAGGGTACATCACTGGGCCAGGGAGCCCGATAGGCTTAGAGCTACTTTGGATGACGTGAGTGCGCATTTAGCGCAgggcttttatgaattttaaaaggttttatgccatgttttgtattgtatattttaatTGA
This window encodes:
- the LOC137535021 gene encoding zinc finger protein 721-like, coding for MTTSLRMEDWSHMIERILDLTLEIIQLVTGENYKIVKETSGELLTPSSHHHGPSPITEQPPHSLITERNNLNKIVEVINKMMELLTGEEGQYLEVQNKFYKDTMIENRLPLTSKDESINRNPPEGCTGPLYFQDYPQEDYTIPQHSKAEKLNKIKPEVKEEKEDIEEKTDVTGGQRCMEEGDMMVTSELGMPVSGGSSNRNPPEGCTGPLNSQDCTQEDPTTPHHYLNGKQNNVSITGKEEVKEEEAADSVMEEAELSGRHKDLCSDFKTEKRIGIQPNVKEEMEEDIKGETEVTGGRQCMEEGDMMVTSELGMPVSDGSSNRNPTEKGTGPLYSQDCTQEDHTIPLHSQNGKQNNVSITGKEEVKEEEGADSVMEEVKLSGGHKDLCSDFKIESSIHTNPPERSTGPLYPQDCAQEGHTISRHFQNGKQNNVSITGKEEVKEEEGADSVMEEAELSGGHKDLCSDFKTESSIHTNPPESSTGPLYPQDCAQEGHTISQHFQNGKQNNLSITDEEEVKEEEGADSVMEEAELLRGHKDLCSDFKTKSSIHTGPLYSLDCPQEDDSYVLQYQAEELTVIKVEVKEEEEETEVTGGWQCVEEGDMMVTSALGMPVSDRNDVRNPSEVHPIPPPDGATEDDGVTQCSPITGNTHHRDHSADGSPSDPEEPSDQSHSIKSPSNAEDSANNRSADRCVAGKRLSCSECGERFSRKSALTLHLKTHIEWHPYSCSECGKGFTENKDLLQHQRTHTGEHPFTCLHCDKHFVTKGSLIRHQKIHGSVQHYSCSECGKSFQFKKDLCSHLRSHTGKRRFACLVCGKAYTRKEHLLSHQICHTGVYRFSCSECGKGFSYKEHLRRHQKLHTGERPFVCSECGKGFTQKSHLIRHQACHTGIQPFSCSECGKKFLSKGDLVRHFRRHTGEKPYSCLECGKSFSDNGTLLKHKRRHIGEPPFSCSECGKGFFERESLNRHLKTHTGERPFACSDCGKSFTERGNLYKHMKRHTGERPFSCSDCGNIFLESKTLIEHMKTHRGEPPFSCSDCGKTFFQSKGLERHLKTHTGEKPYTCSECGKCFTESGNLNKHMRRHTGERPYSCSECGKDFFEKEGLQRHLNTHTGERPYLCSECGKCFILSRDLLRHQKIHTDTPCFSCLQCDKQFISKDRLKKHEKIHAAEPRLSCSECGKGFHYKADLSSHQKYHSGERPFSCSECGKRFLAKSDLLRHARRHTGERPYSCSDCGKCFTDSGTLVKHMRRHTGMHRFSCSDCGKGFFEKESLQRHLKTHSGERPFSCSECGKCFIQNKDLVRHQKIHTDEPSFSCLQCEKRFVSKDRLNKHQKIHDSEPRFSCSECGKGFHFKKDLCSHQKDHSDQNDHTSKQSFSCSECGKHFTHRGNLHKHMRRHTGERPFSCLECGKDFVQKTHLVRHQASHTGTHPFSCSECGKGFSEKSYLLDHMRSHTGASSFSCLECGKSFIQKRALLRHQKTHTGEKPYTCSECGKCFLESGNLQRHMKRHTGERPFSCSECGKSFFERGALVKHQQAHTDINLSIVKLETADVAGC